One Chromobacterium paludis genomic window carries:
- a CDS encoding formylglycine-generating enzyme family protein produces MKWRAGWLAACTGLAWIQAAAAGQYVDIAGGRFRSAMSVDGAAVTVAAYKLRAEPVTNAEFLGFVLSHPQWRRDRAPALFAAAGYLAAWRTASDYGKLLARAPVTQVSWYAARAYCASEGARLPTWHEWERAAAADDKRADARDDPAWREQILRWYEQPGGRGLPSVGRDVNFWGVADLHGSIYEWVEDFNGLFVSTDSRAQGEQRTLATCGAAALSLGDRENYAILMRIAMLVALNGNDAPQVMGFRCAKDSEERAP; encoded by the coding sequence ATGAAATGGCGAGCCGGGTGGCTGGCGGCGTGCACGGGGCTGGCCTGGATCCAGGCTGCCGCGGCGGGCCAATACGTGGACATTGCCGGCGGCCGCTTCCGCAGCGCAATGTCTGTCGATGGCGCCGCCGTAACCGTGGCGGCTTACAAGCTGCGAGCCGAGCCGGTCACCAATGCCGAGTTCCTAGGTTTTGTGCTCAGCCATCCCCAGTGGCGTCGAGATCGCGCGCCAGCCTTGTTCGCCGCTGCGGGCTATCTTGCCGCGTGGCGAACGGCGAGCGATTACGGGAAATTGCTCGCCCGCGCCCCGGTGACGCAGGTGAGCTGGTACGCCGCGCGCGCCTATTGCGCCAGCGAAGGCGCGAGACTGCCCACCTGGCACGAATGGGAGAGAGCCGCGGCCGCCGATGACAAGCGCGCCGATGCGCGCGACGACCCGGCCTGGCGTGAGCAGATACTGCGCTGGTATGAACAGCCCGGCGGACGCGGGCTGCCATCTGTGGGGCGGGATGTCAATTTTTGGGGCGTCGCCGACTTGCATGGCTCCATCTACGAATGGGTGGAGGACTTCAACGGCCTGTTTGTTTCCACCGATAGCCGTGCGCAGGGCGAGCAGCGCACCCTGGCCACCTGTGGCGCGGCGGCCCTGTCGCTGGGCGATCGGGAAAACTACGCCATCTTGATGCGAATCGCCATGTTGGTGGCGCTGAATGGCAACGACGCGCCGCAAGTCATGGGCTTTCGTTGCGCCAAGGATAGCGAGGAGAGGGCACCATGA
- a CDS encoding PqiC family protein: MIKHWMSAALLAAGLMGCASPPARFYGLDAPALSPAAVQFGKRVMVGPVSLPAALDRPQLVLDDGNGELRLQEYARWSAPLDRLLAQNLAAGVSRAGGVASVYAYPQPGMDGGDLRYTLDVRRLSLRPGRGVGMDAVWQLLRTADGAVLASGAFSRDSAVSRPDAAALLTACQGMLAELAAEMALPLRQHPQWWQRDAAQPAAQK; this comes from the coding sequence ATGATCAAACACTGGATGTCGGCCGCGCTGCTGGCCGCGGGGCTGATGGGCTGCGCGTCGCCGCCGGCCCGCTTTTACGGCCTGGATGCGCCGGCGCTGTCGCCGGCGGCGGTCCAGTTCGGCAAGCGCGTGATGGTGGGGCCTGTCTCATTGCCGGCGGCGCTGGACCGGCCGCAGCTGGTGCTGGACGACGGCAATGGCGAATTGCGGCTGCAAGAATATGCGCGCTGGAGCGCGCCCTTGGACCGCCTGCTGGCGCAGAATCTGGCTGCCGGCGTGTCCCGGGCCGGCGGCGTGGCCAGCGTCTATGCCTACCCTCAGCCGGGCATGGATGGCGGCGACTTGCGCTACACGCTGGATGTGCGCCGCTTGAGTTTGCGCCCCGGGCGCGGCGTGGGCATGGATGCGGTATGGCAACTGCTGCGGACGGCGGACGGCGCGGTGCTGGCGTCGGGCGCGTTTAGCCGCGACAGCGCCGTTTCCCGCCCGGATGCGGCCGCCCTGCTGACGGCTTGCCAGGGCATGCTGGCCGAGCTGGCGGCTGAAATGGCCTTGCCTTTGCGCCAGCATCCGCAGTGGTGGCAGCGGGATGCGGCGCAGCCGGCGGCGCAAAAATAG
- the nirK gene encoding copper-containing nitrite reductase — translation MGQKRSGKWALCGVLAGLMAGGHAAAAFAEGKDLPIVHETLVAPPNLPPPITRMAPAKVVVELTVEEVEREIAPGSRYMFWTFGGTVPGKMIRVREGDTVELHLRNLASNKLPHNIDLHAVTGPGGGAPQTLVAPGKQAVFTFKALNPGLFVYHCATAPVGMHIANGMYGMILVQPRTPLPKVSREYYVMQGDFYTSTGYRAGGLQPFDMQKAIDEKPTYVLFNGADRALTGKNALTAKAGEKVRIYFGVGGPNLTSSFHIIGAIFDKVYTEGGANFQRNVQTTLVPAGGSTIVEFTPKVPGNLTLVDHSITRAFNKGAIGLLSVSGPDRPDIYGKGQISAMGELAPAVKTAPGEEAPVNAEPPQPRENRPADHGQSVFAKNCVACHQANAQGVPGVFPPLADSDLIQKTPLEAARIILGGRAGQLLVNGVSYNGVMPSLDLSDEEVADVLNYVSVHFNKGKPVVTVEDVKTLRAQKP, via the coding sequence ATGGGCCAGAAACGGAGCGGGAAATGGGCGTTATGCGGCGTGTTGGCGGGGCTGATGGCGGGAGGGCATGCTGCAGCGGCGTTTGCTGAAGGCAAGGACTTGCCCATCGTGCATGAAACGCTGGTGGCGCCGCCGAATCTGCCGCCGCCGATCACGCGCATGGCGCCGGCCAAAGTGGTGGTGGAGTTGACGGTGGAAGAGGTGGAGCGCGAGATCGCGCCGGGCTCGCGCTATATGTTCTGGACCTTCGGCGGCACCGTGCCGGGCAAGATGATACGGGTGAGGGAGGGCGATACGGTGGAGCTGCACCTGAGAAATCTGGCCAGCAACAAGCTGCCCCACAATATCGATCTGCACGCTGTGACCGGTCCTGGCGGCGGCGCGCCGCAAACGCTGGTTGCGCCTGGCAAGCAGGCAGTGTTCACATTCAAGGCGCTGAATCCTGGCCTTTTCGTCTATCACTGCGCCACTGCGCCGGTGGGCATGCATATCGCCAACGGCATGTACGGCATGATACTGGTGCAGCCCAGGACGCCGCTGCCCAAGGTGAGCCGCGAGTATTACGTGATGCAGGGCGACTTCTACACTAGCACGGGCTATCGGGCCGGCGGCCTGCAACCGTTCGACATGCAGAAAGCGATAGACGAGAAACCCACCTACGTCTTGTTTAATGGCGCGGACCGGGCGCTGACGGGCAAGAACGCGCTCACGGCCAAGGCTGGCGAGAAGGTGCGGATTTACTTTGGCGTGGGCGGCCCGAATTTGACGTCCAGCTTTCACATCATCGGCGCCATTTTCGACAAGGTCTACACCGAGGGCGGCGCCAATTTCCAGCGCAACGTCCAAACCACGCTGGTGCCGGCGGGCGGCTCCACCATCGTAGAGTTCACGCCCAAGGTGCCCGGCAATCTGACCCTGGTGGATCACTCCATCACCCGCGCCTTTAACAAGGGCGCCATCGGCCTGCTGTCGGTCAGCGGGCCGGATCGGCCCGATATCTACGGCAAGGGGCAGATCAGCGCCATGGGCGAACTGGCGCCCGCAGTGAAAACCGCGCCGGGCGAGGAGGCGCCGGTGAACGCGGAGCCGCCGCAGCCGCGCGAAAACAGGCCGGCCGATCATGGCCAGTCCGTGTTTGCCAAAAACTGCGTGGCCTGCCACCAGGCCAATGCCCAGGGTGTGCCCGGCGTGTTTCCGCCGCTGGCGGATTCTGATCTGATTCAAAAAACGCCGCTGGAGGCGGCGCGCATCATCCTGGGAGGGCGTGCCGGCCAGTTGCTGGTGAATGGGGTGAGCTACAACGGCGTGATGCCGTCGCTGGACCTGTCTGACGAAGAGGTGGCGGATGTGCTGAACTACGTCAGCGTCCACTTCAACAAGGGCAAGCCTGTGGTGACGGTGGAGGACGTGAAGACGCTGAGGGCGCAAAAGCCATGA
- a CDS encoding heavy metal translocating P-type ATPase, producing the protein MAQREMVLNITLLGIPAAALLAALSYHFGGWGPDWPDALAWSALPALFVLVYDAARALWQKHMGVDVLAILSILVALQMGEHATAAVIAAMAASGRLLESYAAGRAVREMEALLQNVPRLAHRLNGEQIQTVPANDIRPGDTLLVKQGEMVPVDGPLASPAASLDESSLTGEALPILQTSGDLLRSGALNAGDSFRMIAAKRAADSTFSAIVMLVQQAAAAKSPATRMADRYAAWFIPLTVLLAGAAWLISGDPIRALAVLVVATPCPLLLAVPVAQVSGISRCAGRGVLVKGGAALEGLAQADTLFFDKTGTLTGGQAKLIGIRGHGQHEAGELLRLVAALDQMSCHVLATAILRAAHERGVTELPLPEGVEETAGAGICGRVDGRRVAAGTPAFILARAASEPWLDAEIKRLAVEGATGVFVAIDGKLEGLLELSDPLRLETPRALRLLRRAGVRRIAMLTGDKREVAESIGSGIGVDEVHAELSPAGKLARIAEAAQSHCTMMIGDGVNDAPALASAQLGVAMGARGAAAAAESAGVVLLIDKLDRLAEAKMIAVATMRIARQSVALGMALSLLAMLVAAAGYLPPLDGALLQEAIDVAAILNALNALRIRPLLSNRTRLAADKVQALREEHQKLEPLLAQLSDLARALPTMMPDRQVQALQALNGVLRNELIPHEQEDEQALYPAVSSLLGGDDPLAALSRSHQEIFRGIHRLSRLFDPLQSPIPEPVIQDIQRTLYGLEAVLRLHFAQENELFSSLSP; encoded by the coding sequence ATGGCGCAGCGAGAGATGGTGCTGAATATCACGCTACTGGGCATCCCTGCCGCCGCATTATTGGCGGCGTTGTCATACCACTTTGGCGGATGGGGGCCAGACTGGCCTGACGCACTCGCATGGTCTGCGCTGCCGGCTTTGTTTGTCCTGGTTTACGACGCTGCGCGCGCGCTGTGGCAAAAGCACATGGGCGTGGATGTTCTGGCGATTTTGTCCATCCTGGTCGCTCTGCAGATGGGGGAGCATGCCACCGCGGCTGTCATAGCCGCGATGGCGGCCAGCGGCCGTTTGCTGGAAAGCTATGCGGCCGGTCGAGCCGTCAGGGAAATGGAAGCGCTGCTGCAAAACGTGCCGCGATTGGCTCACCGCCTTAACGGGGAGCAGATCCAAACCGTTCCGGCAAATGACATCCGCCCTGGCGACACGCTGCTGGTGAAGCAGGGGGAGATGGTTCCGGTGGATGGCCCTCTCGCCAGCCCCGCGGCATCGCTAGATGAATCCTCGCTGACCGGCGAGGCGCTGCCTATTTTGCAAACTTCCGGCGACTTGCTGCGCAGCGGAGCGCTTAACGCCGGCGACAGCTTCCGCATGATCGCGGCCAAGCGCGCCGCAGACAGCACATTCAGCGCCATCGTCATGCTAGTGCAGCAGGCTGCCGCCGCTAAGTCCCCCGCCACCCGCATGGCAGACCGTTACGCAGCCTGGTTTATTCCGTTGACGGTTCTCCTGGCCGGCGCTGCTTGGCTCATCAGCGGCGACCCGATACGCGCGCTGGCCGTTCTGGTTGTCGCTACCCCATGTCCCTTGCTGCTGGCGGTGCCGGTTGCCCAGGTGTCCGGCATCTCTCGTTGCGCCGGGCGCGGCGTCCTGGTCAAGGGCGGCGCGGCGCTGGAGGGCTTGGCGCAGGCGGATACGCTGTTTTTCGACAAGACTGGCACCCTGACTGGCGGACAGGCCAAGCTGATTGGCATCCGCGGGCATGGCCAGCATGAGGCTGGCGAGTTGCTGCGGCTGGTTGCCGCGCTGGATCAGATGTCCTGCCATGTGCTGGCGACCGCGATTTTGCGCGCCGCACATGAGCGGGGCGTGACGGAGCTTCCACTGCCTGAGGGGGTGGAGGAAACTGCCGGAGCCGGCATCTGCGGGCGGGTGGATGGCAGGCGGGTTGCCGCCGGCACGCCGGCATTCATCCTGGCCCGGGCGGCAAGTGAGCCATGGCTGGATGCCGAGATCAAACGCCTGGCGGTGGAGGGGGCCACGGGGGTATTCGTCGCCATAGACGGCAAGCTGGAAGGGCTATTGGAGCTGTCCGATCCGCTGCGGCTGGAGACTCCACGCGCTTTGCGCTTGTTGCGGCGGGCAGGCGTGCGCCGCATCGCCATGCTGACCGGGGACAAGCGCGAGGTTGCAGAGTCGATAGGCAGCGGCATCGGGGTGGACGAGGTGCATGCGGAGCTGTCGCCGGCCGGTAAGCTGGCCCGCATTGCGGAAGCCGCGCAATCGCATTGCACCATGATGATAGGCGATGGCGTAAACGACGCGCCTGCGCTCGCGTCGGCTCAGCTTGGCGTGGCCATGGGCGCGCGCGGCGCGGCGGCAGCGGCGGAAAGCGCAGGGGTGGTGCTGCTGATCGACAAGCTGGACCGCCTGGCTGAAGCCAAGATGATAGCCGTGGCGACGATGCGGATCGCCCGGCAAAGTGTCGCGCTGGGCATGGCGTTGTCGTTGTTGGCGATGCTTGTCGCGGCCGCGGGCTACTTGCCGCCGCTGGACGGGGCGCTGCTGCAGGAGGCGATAGACGTGGCGGCCATCCTAAACGCCTTGAACGCCTTAAGGATACGTCCGCTGCTCAGCAATCGGACCCGCCTGGCCGCCGACAAAGTGCAAGCGCTGCGCGAGGAGCATCAGAAACTGGAGCCGCTGTTGGCCCAGTTATCGGACTTGGCCAGGGCCTTGCCGACGATGATGCCTGATCGGCAGGTGCAGGCATTGCAGGCGCTGAATGGCGTGTTGCGAAACGAGCTGATCCCCCATGAGCAGGAGGATGAACAAGCGCTTTATCCGGCAGTGTCGTCGCTTTTGGGCGGCGATGATCCGCTGGCGGCATTGAGTCGCAGCCATCAGGAGATTTTTCGCGGCATCCATCGGCTGTCGCGGCTCTTCGATCCGCTGCAGAGTCCCATTCCCGAGCCTGTCATTCAGGATATCCAGCGCACGCTTTATGGTTTGGAGGCGGTGCTGCGGCTGCATTTCGCACAGGAGAACGAGCTGTTCAGCAGCCTAAGCCCCTGA
- a CDS encoding PqiB family protein: MSSETPQTPPEADLPQAVPVRRRRWAPSLVWLIPVVAALIGGWLAVHAVLSRGPIITIAFQNAEGIEAGKTRIKYKDVEIGEVTSVALSPNRQSIIATAQLSQQAADYLAEDSRFWVVRPRISGGGVTGLGTVLSGSYIGMDIGKSAARKTDFVGLENPPIINADLPGHTFFLRADNLGSLNTGSPVYFRRVPVGQVTGYELDPKGGFVRVSIFIGAPYDRFVTANSRFWHASGVDVSLSADGLNVSTQSLAAIALGGIAFETPLTDNGGVPLSDRNFILHATREKALQNPDREMQPFRLRFHQSLRGLSVGAPVDFRGIPIGEVTAIGVEYVPERKDFDMTVDIRTYPSRLDTLSRSGHISGKLSPQLLIANGMRAQLRAGNLLTGQLYVALDFFRDAPPAKLIVRNGLPELPTIPGDLEELQRVLQRIVKRLDAIPFDGIGKEASASLKSLQQTLDSVKQLSDGLNQQTVPQAGKTLEQLQQTLEATRQAMKADSPLQQDVRAAAQEVKETARSFRALADYLDRHPEALVRGKEKQP; the protein is encoded by the coding sequence GTTGGCTGGCCGTGCACGCCGTTTTGTCGCGCGGGCCGATCATCACCATTGCCTTCCAGAACGCAGAAGGCATAGAGGCGGGCAAGACCCGCATCAAGTACAAGGACGTGGAGATAGGCGAGGTGACCTCGGTCGCGCTGAGCCCCAACCGCCAGTCCATCATCGCCACCGCGCAATTGAGCCAGCAGGCGGCGGACTACCTGGCCGAAGACAGCCGTTTCTGGGTGGTGCGGCCGCGCATCTCGGGCGGCGGCGTCACCGGGCTGGGCACCGTGCTGTCTGGCTCCTACATCGGCATGGACATAGGCAAGAGCGCGGCGCGCAAGACGGACTTCGTCGGCCTGGAGAACCCGCCCATCATCAATGCCGACCTGCCGGGCCATACCTTCTTCCTGCGCGCGGACAATCTGGGATCGCTCAATACGGGGTCTCCGGTCTACTTCCGCCGCGTGCCGGTGGGGCAGGTGACAGGTTATGAGCTGGATCCCAAGGGCGGTTTCGTGCGGGTGAGCATTTTCATCGGCGCGCCATATGACAGGTTTGTCACCGCCAACAGCCGCTTCTGGCACGCCAGCGGCGTGGATGTGTCGCTGAGCGCGGACGGGCTCAATGTCAGCACCCAGTCGCTGGCGGCCATCGCGCTGGGCGGCATCGCCTTTGAAACGCCGCTGACCGACAACGGCGGCGTGCCCCTGTCGGACCGCAACTTCATCCTGCACGCCACGCGTGAGAAGGCGCTGCAGAACCCGGACCGTGAAATGCAGCCATTCCGCCTGCGCTTCCATCAGTCCTTGCGGGGCCTCAGCGTGGGCGCGCCCGTGGACTTTCGCGGCATTCCCATCGGCGAGGTGACGGCGATAGGCGTGGAGTACGTGCCGGAGCGCAAGGATTTCGACATGACGGTGGACATCCGCACCTATCCCAGCCGCCTGGACACGCTGTCGCGCAGCGGCCATATCTCCGGCAAGCTGTCTCCGCAACTCTTGATCGCCAACGGCATGCGCGCCCAGCTGCGCGCCGGCAACCTGCTGACCGGGCAGCTCTACGTGGCGCTCGACTTCTTCCGCGACGCGCCGCCGGCCAAGCTGATCGTGCGCAACGGCCTGCCGGAGCTGCCCACCATACCGGGCGACCTCGAGGAGTTGCAGCGCGTGTTGCAACGCATTGTGAAACGGCTGGATGCCATTCCGTTCGATGGCATAGGCAAGGAGGCCAGCGCCTCGCTGAAGTCTTTGCAGCAGACCCTGGACAGCGTGAAGCAGCTTAGCGACGGCCTGAATCAGCAAACCGTGCCGCAGGCAGGCAAAACGCTGGAGCAACTGCAGCAGACGCTGGAGGCGACGCGGCAAGCCATGAAAGCCGACTCGCCGCTGCAGCAGGATGTGCGCGCCGCGGCGCAGGAGGTGAAGGAAACCGCGCGCAGCTTCCGCGCGCTGGCCGATTACCTGGATCGCCACCCCGAGGCGCTGGTGCGCGGCAAGGAGAAACAGCCATGA
- a CDS encoding methionine ABC transporter permease, which yields MDAATLSEALQNLQSMSPEIWQACQETGVMLGIGLAAAILLGGPLGVILYLSQPGQLFANRAVNGVLSWLVNLVRSFPFIILMVVLIPLTRALVGSTIGPVAASVPLAFAAIPYFARLVEQTLREIPRGVVEAAEAMGASPAQIIFKVLINEARSGLISSLTILTISFLSYTAVAGVVGGGGIGDLAIRYGYYRFQTDVMVAMVLLLVLLVQIIQLLGNRLAAKLDKR from the coding sequence ATGGATGCCGCAACCCTGAGCGAAGCGCTGCAAAACCTGCAGTCCATGAGTCCGGAAATCTGGCAGGCCTGCCAGGAAACCGGCGTGATGCTGGGCATAGGCTTGGCCGCCGCCATTCTCTTGGGCGGTCCGCTGGGCGTGATTCTTTATCTGTCCCAGCCTGGGCAATTGTTCGCCAATCGGGCGGTCAACGGCGTGCTGAGCTGGCTGGTGAATCTGGTGCGCTCCTTCCCCTTCATCATCCTGATGGTGGTACTAATCCCGCTGACCCGCGCCCTGGTGGGCAGCACCATCGGCCCGGTGGCGGCGTCGGTGCCGCTGGCTTTCGCCGCCATTCCGTACTTCGCCCGCCTGGTGGAGCAGACGCTGCGCGAGATCCCGCGCGGCGTGGTGGAGGCGGCCGAGGCCATGGGCGCGAGCCCGGCGCAGATCATCTTCAAGGTGCTGATCAATGAAGCCCGTTCCGGCCTGATTTCCAGCCTCACCATCCTGACCATCAGCTTTCTCAGCTATACCGCGGTAGCCGGCGTGGTGGGCGGCGGCGGCATAGGCGACTTGGCCATTCGCTACGGTTACTACCGCTTCCAGACCGATGTGATGGTGGCCATGGTGCTGCTGCTGGTGTTGCTGGTCCAGATCATTCAGCTGCTGGGCAACCGCCTGGCGGCCAAGCTCGACAAACGTTGA
- a CDS encoding Hsp70 family protein, whose product MTVQTASRACGIDFGTSNSTAGWLRPGHDTLLQLEDGKITLPSVVFFNYEEDHASYGRAALAEYMDGYEGRLMRSLKSLLGSSLMDSQTEVQGKALPFRYLLKLFIQELKQRAEKAAGRGFDHVVLGRPVYFVDDNPQADQLAEDTLAAIAREAGFKEISFQLEPIAAAFDYESSIQKEELVLIVDIGGGTSDFTLIRLSPERRAHGERRDDILATGGVHIGGTDFDRQLSLHGVMPLFGFKTRLRNNAEMPSSQYFNLATWHTINFAYTRKAWMDLQDVHRDAAEPQKLDRLFKLIQERAGHWLAMEVEAAKIALSDQDSHRLLMDPIERGLHCDLARVDFEGSIASLLDRVATTVCRLLDDAGLQAERVDTVFFTGGSSGVPALRAGVRALLPNAHHVEGNLFGSIGSGLAIEAMKRYG is encoded by the coding sequence ATGACAGTCCAAACCGCCTCCCGCGCCTGCGGTATCGACTTTGGCACCTCCAACTCCACCGCCGGCTGGCTGCGCCCCGGCCATGACACGCTGCTGCAACTGGAAGACGGGAAGATCACCTTGCCCTCGGTCGTATTCTTCAATTACGAGGAAGACCATGCCAGCTATGGCCGCGCCGCGCTGGCAGAGTATATGGATGGGTACGAGGGCCGCCTGATGCGCTCGCTCAAAAGCCTGCTTGGCTCCAGCCTGATGGATAGCCAAACCGAGGTCCAGGGCAAGGCGCTGCCCTTCCGCTACCTGCTGAAACTGTTCATCCAGGAGTTGAAGCAGCGCGCCGAGAAGGCGGCCGGACGCGGCTTTGACCATGTGGTGCTGGGGCGCCCGGTATATTTCGTCGACGACAACCCCCAGGCGGATCAGCTGGCCGAGGATACGCTGGCCGCCATCGCCCGGGAGGCCGGCTTCAAGGAGATTTCCTTCCAGCTGGAGCCGATCGCGGCGGCCTTCGATTATGAATCGTCCATCCAGAAGGAAGAGTTGGTGCTGATCGTGGACATCGGCGGCGGCACCTCGGACTTCACCCTGATCCGGCTGTCGCCGGAGCGCCGCGCGCATGGCGAGCGCCGCGATGACATCCTGGCCACCGGCGGCGTGCACATCGGCGGCACGGACTTCGACCGCCAGCTGAGCTTGCATGGCGTCATGCCGCTGTTCGGCTTCAAGACCCGGCTGCGCAATAATGCCGAGATGCCATCCAGCCAATACTTCAACCTGGCCACCTGGCACACCATCAACTTCGCTTACACGCGCAAGGCCTGGATGGACCTGCAGGACGTTCATCGCGACGCGGCCGAGCCGCAAAAGCTGGACCGTCTGTTCAAGCTGATCCAGGAGCGCGCCGGCCACTGGCTGGCCATGGAGGTGGAGGCGGCCAAGATCGCGCTGTCCGATCAGGACAGCCACCGCCTGCTGATGGACCCGATCGAGCGCGGCCTGCATTGCGACCTGGCCCGGGTAGACTTCGAAGGCAGCATCGCCAGCCTGTTGGATCGCGTCGCCACCACCGTATGCCGGCTACTGGACGATGCCGGCCTGCAGGCGGAACGGGTTGACACCGTGTTCTTCACCGGCGGCTCCAGCGGCGTGCCGGCCTTGCGCGCAGGCGTGCGCGCGCTGCTGCCCAATGCTCACCATGTGGAAGGCAATCTGTTTGGCAGCATTGGCAGCGGCCTCGCCATCGAGGCCATGAAGCGATACGGTTAA
- a CDS encoding endonuclease/exonuclease/phosphatase family protein → MKNINVITYNIHKGMSPLNRHVRVGDMAEALAGLGPDMLFLQEVQGRNLERALRHQRWPLQPQHHYLAERLSHRAVYGLNASYEHGHHGNALLTRFKVAQWCNRDISVNRFESRGVLQCMVQPEGWSKPVVALCGHFNLLAFDRRKQYRGLARYVQEAIAEHQPLILAGDFNDWRGEASALLKGELGLEEVFLQLHGSHAQSFPARMPMLTLDRIYVRGLRAESARVLSGRPWSVLSDHLPLCAELSLA, encoded by the coding sequence ATGAAAAATATCAACGTCATAACATACAATATCCACAAAGGCATGTCGCCGTTGAACCGGCATGTGCGCGTGGGGGATATGGCGGAGGCGCTGGCGGGACTGGGGCCGGACATGCTGTTTTTGCAGGAGGTGCAGGGGCGGAATCTGGAGCGCGCCCTGCGTCATCAACGCTGGCCGCTTCAGCCGCAGCATCATTACCTGGCCGAACGGCTGTCCCATCGCGCGGTTTACGGACTCAATGCCAGCTATGAGCACGGACATCACGGCAATGCGCTGCTGACGCGGTTCAAAGTGGCACAGTGGTGCAATCGTGATATTTCAGTCAACCGCTTTGAAAGCCGCGGCGTCTTGCAGTGCATGGTGCAGCCCGAGGGCTGGAGCAAGCCGGTGGTGGCGCTGTGCGGGCACTTCAATTTGCTGGCGTTTGACCGGCGCAAGCAGTACCGGGGTTTGGCGCGCTATGTGCAGGAAGCCATCGCGGAGCATCAGCCGCTGATCCTGGCCGGAGATTTCAATGATTGGCGCGGCGAGGCCAGCGCCTTGCTGAAGGGCGAGCTGGGCTTGGAGGAGGTGTTTCTGCAATTGCATGGCAGCCACGCCCAGAGCTTTCCGGCGCGCATGCCCATGCTGACGCTGGATCGCATTTATGTGCGCGGCCTGAGGGCGGAGTCGGCGCGGGTGCTGTCCGGACGGCCATGGTCCGTCCTTTCGGACCATCTGCCGCTATGCGCGGAGCTGAGTCTGGCGTGA
- a CDS encoding SCO family protein encodes MSGWKRNGALASLAAWCSLAMAATVPGDSLYQLREPLTDQNGKPFQMAELAGKPALLTMFYGSCQLACPLVIHNMQTTMAALPPAARGKVEALLISLNPREDKVVTLKQLAKEHGMDGAGWLWLVSDSDEHTRGLAASLGIRYRRLESGAINHSTRILLLDGQGRIAAAVDDVGPNPDPTLVAKLRALAR; translated from the coding sequence ATGAGTGGATGGAAAAGAAACGGGGCGCTTGCCAGCCTGGCGGCATGGTGTTCGCTGGCGATGGCGGCAACCGTGCCGGGCGACTCCCTGTATCAATTGCGCGAGCCGCTGACCGATCAAAACGGAAAGCCGTTTCAGATGGCGGAATTGGCCGGCAAGCCTGCGCTGCTGACCATGTTTTACGGCAGCTGCCAGCTGGCCTGCCCCCTGGTGATCCATAATATGCAAACCACGATGGCGGCTTTGCCACCGGCCGCGCGGGGCAAGGTGGAAGCGCTGTTGATCAGCCTCAATCCACGGGAGGACAAGGTGGTGACGCTGAAACAATTGGCCAAGGAGCACGGCATGGATGGGGCGGGCTGGCTGTGGCTGGTGAGCGATTCGGATGAGCACACGCGCGGCTTGGCCGCCAGCCTGGGAATCCGCTATCGCCGCTTGGAGAGCGGCGCCATCAATCATTCAACGCGCATCCTGCTGCTGGATGGCCAGGGCAGAATCGCGGCTGCTGTGGATGATGTGGGGCCGAATCCCGATCCAACCCTCGTTGCCAAACTGCGCGCGCTGGCGCGCTGA
- a CDS encoding methionine ABC transporter ATP-binding protein has translation MIHLQNVQKRFRHPEGGWFDAVAETSLSIREGEVFGLIGFSGAGKSTLLRLINLLERPDAGAVIVDGQDLTSLSPKKLRAARQNIGMVFQQFNLLANRTVAGNVAFPLEIAGWSKADIEKRVAECLAVVGLEDRAGHYPAQLSGGQKQRVGIARALAPRPHVILADEPTSALDPKTTQSILDCLKDINARFGVTIVIVTHEMHVVRSICHRAAVLDQGRVVEVVDVKNSEVEAESALARSLLEAA, from the coding sequence ATGATTCATCTGCAAAATGTCCAAAAACGGTTCCGCCATCCGGAAGGCGGTTGGTTCGACGCCGTGGCGGAGACCTCGCTGTCCATCCGCGAGGGCGAAGTCTTCGGCCTGATCGGCTTCTCCGGCGCCGGCAAGTCCACCTTGCTGCGCCTGATCAATCTGCTGGAGCGCCCCGATGCCGGCGCCGTGATCGTGGATGGTCAGGACCTGACCAGCCTGTCTCCCAAAAAACTGCGCGCCGCGCGCCAGAACATCGGCATGGTGTTCCAGCAGTTCAATCTGCTGGCCAATCGCACGGTGGCGGGCAATGTGGCTTTTCCGCTGGAAATCGCCGGCTGGAGTAAGGCCGACATCGAAAAGCGCGTGGCAGAATGCCTGGCCGTGGTCGGCCTGGAAGACCGCGCGGGACACTATCCGGCCCAGCTGTCCGGGGGGCAGAAGCAGCGCGTGGGCATCGCCCGCGCCCTGGCGCCGCGTCCGCACGTGATCCTGGCCGATGAGCCGACTTCGGCGCTCGATCCCAAAACCACCCAATCCATCCTTGATTGCTTGAAAGACATCAATGCGCGTTTTGGCGTGACCATCGTCATCGTCACGCATGAAATGCATGTGGTGCGCAGCATCTGCCATCGCGCCGCGGTGCTGGACCAGGGCCGCGTGGTGGAAGTGGTGGATGTCAAGAATTCGGAAGTGGAGGCGGAGTCCGCTCTGGCCCGCTCCCTGCTGGAGGCCGCGTAA